The genomic window CGGCGGCCCGCCCCGGCGCCGGCTTCGAGGTGCGCGGACGAGACGGGCGGCTGCTGGCCGTGAGCTGAGCAGAAATGAAGTAGGCGGGGAGCTGAACACACGGCTCCCCGCCTTTCTGTTCTCTGCTCTTGCCTTACCAGTCGCCCTCCACCGTGAAGCGCACCGCCCCCGCCAGCGCTTGCCCCGGCTCCAGCACCCGCAGGTCCACGCCGCCGACGCCCCGCGCCGCGAGATTGAAAGCGTCGGTGGCGTGGCTCGTCGGCTCCAGCGCGAGGCTGCCGTCGGGCGCGGCGAAGACGACGAGGTGCGAAAACACGTTGTCCGCGGTCAGGGTGAGGGCGCGCTCGCCCCAGTCCAGCCGGGCGACGCCGTCCCACGCGGTGTACGTAGCGTCGGGCGAACGCGTGCCCACCGCTGAAGGCTGGCGGAAGTCTTCCTCAGGGTTGACCGGGCGGGCTCCCCCCGTCGGCAGTTGCCGCTCGTCGGTGTCGTAGACGAGCGCGGCGTCAAAGTGCAGCGTCGGGTCCACCCCGTCCTGAATCCGCTGGAAATACGGGTGCAGGCCCATTCCAGCGGGCATCGGGCGGGCGTCGGCGTTCGTCAGGGTCACGCTGATATCGCAGTGCGGCCCATGCAGGTGGTACTCGACCTCGGCGCTGAGGTGCCAGGGCCAGTTGAAGTCAGGAAATTCGCGGCTGTCGAAGGTGCAGCGCAGGTGCGCGCCCGTGACCCGCGTGACCTGCCAGGGCCGGTTCCTCACGTCGCCGTGCTGGGTGAGGCCGTCTTTGGTGGTGACGCGCAGTTGAACGTCCTCGCTGCCGAAGGTCAAGCGGGCGTCC from Deinococcus radiodurans R1 = ATCC 13939 = DSM 20539 includes these protein-coding regions:
- a CDS encoding aldose 1-epimerase; protein product: MTRRTETIRSEALELEILPDLGASILNLRSASGRPVLRPVDLEQVETSSQCACFTLLPFSNRIRDARLTFGSEDVQLRVTTKDGLTQHGDVRNRPWQVTRVTGAHLRCTFDSREFPDFNWPWHLSAEVEYHLHGPHCDISVTLTNADARPMPAGMGLHPYFQRIQDGVDPTLHFDAALVYDTDERQLPTGGARPVNPEEDFRQPSAVGTRSPDATYTAWDGVARLDWGERALTLTADNVFSHLVVFAAPDGSLALEPTSHATDAFNLAARGVGGVDLRVLEPGQALAGAVRFTVEGDW